The following proteins are encoded in a genomic region of Arachis ipaensis cultivar K30076 chromosome B02, Araip1.1, whole genome shotgun sequence:
- the LOC110269149 gene encoding serine/threonine-protein phosphatase 7 long form homolog, which yields MATNQGDMYRLNSIAHVAGFIDEEPTRCIRSVHRQQKMVMHDRILPYIDRANLLHVTRLNDYWFKLDEPLISTFVERWHPESYTFHMPFGEYTITLQNVAYQFGLPIDDHVVSGCLSDFEQLMEGEAWLGVNKFRALPPNASEATVQIYARGYIMMLLSMALFADKFGVRVHLRWLLYVADLDGLGKYNWSSTTLSWLYRWGRFLPMSDEKGPRVIATRHRLDMLSENDFIWMLYNDLEVIQVVHPDILRPEHTLLWKSTIALIYFAVIEWHQVDRILF from the exons ATGGCCACCAATCAGGGAGATATGTACCGCCTGAACAGTATTGCGCATGTTGCCGGATTTATCGATGAAGAG CCAACTCGATGCATTAGGAGCGTTCATAGGCAACAAAAGATGGTAATGCATGATCGTATACTGCCCTACATAGATCGTGCAAATTTATTGCATGTTACAAGGTTGAATGATTATTGGTTCAAGCTTGACGAGCCGTTGATTAGTACATTCGTGGAGCGATGGCATCCTGAGAGCTATACGTTCCATATGCCGTTTGGGGAGTACACGATAACACTACAGAATGTGGCATACCAGTTTGGCCTCCCTATTGACGATCATGTAGTGAGCGGGTGTCTGAGTGATTTCGAGCAGTTGATGGAGGGGGAAGCCTGGCTGGGTGTG AACAAGTTCAGAGCGTTGCCCCCTAATGCATCAGAGGCAACGGTACAGATCTATGCACGGGGTTACATTATGATGTTGTTGTCAATGGCACTTTTCGCGGACAAGTTTGGTGTTAGGGTTCATTTGCGGTGGCTTCTGTATGTTGCGGATCTTGACGGGCTCGGCAAGTACAACTGGAGTTCAACCACTTTGTCCTGGTTGTACAG GTGGGGGAGGTTCCTGCCAATGTCGGATGAGAAGGGTCCTCGGGTCATCGCAACCCGACATAGATTAGACATGCTTAGTGAAAATGAT TTCATTTGGATGCTGTACAACGATCTTGAGGTTATTCAAGTAGTGCATCCTGATATTCTAAGGCCTGAGCACACGCTGTTGTGGAAGTCGACCATTGCATTGATCTACTTTGCCGTAATTGAGTGGCATCAGGTTGATAGGATTTTATTCTAG